In one window of Phoenix dactylifera mitochondrion, complete genome DNA:
- the rpl16 gene encoding ribosomal protein L16 codes for MEKHLVMYFTRKSIMLLLQYLLVTEFQVSKCGSHIVKIRRDVLYPKRTKFFKYSKGRCCRGREPDGTQLGFGRYGTKSCRAGRLSYRAIEAARRATIGQFHRAMSGQFRRNGKIWVRVLADLPITGKPTEVRMGRGKGNPTGWIARVSTGQIPFEMDGVSLSNARQAATLAAHKPCSSTKFVLWS; via the coding sequence ATGGAAAAACATCTCGTAATGTATTTCACCAGAAAATCGATTATGCTCCTGCTACAGTATCTACTCGTTACGGAATTTCAGGTGTCAAAGTGCGGATCTCATATAGTCAAAATAAGAAGGGACGTGCTATATCCGAAACGTACGAAATTTTTCAAATATAGTAAAGGCAGATGTTGTAGGGGTCGCGAACCGGACGGTACACAACTTGGTTTTGGAAGATATGGCACCAAAAGTTGTAGAGCTGGTCGTCTTTCATATCGAGCCATTGAAGCAGCGCGTCGGGCTACAATCGGACAATTCCATCGTGCTATGAGCGGACAATTCCGAAGAAATGGTAAGATATGGGTAAGAGTTCTCGCAGATCTTCCTATTACGGGGAAACCTACAGAAGTGAGAATGGGAAGAGGAAAAGGAAATCCTACGGGTTGGATTGCTCGTGTGTCCACGGGACAAATCCCATTTGAAATGGATGGTGTGAGTTTGTCAAATGCTCGACAAGCCGCTACATTAGCGGCGCATAAACCATGTTCGTCAACCAAGTTTGTTCTGTGGTCGTAA
- the rps3 gene encoding ribosomal protein S3, whose amino-acid sequence MARKGNPISVRLDLNRSSDPSRFSEYYYGKSVYQDVNLRSYFGSIRPPTILTFGFRLGRCIILHFPKRTFIHFFLPRRPLRRKRRDKSRPGKEKGRWWAFGKVGPIGCLHSSDGTEEERNEVRGRGAGKRVESIRLDDREKQNEIRIWPKKMQRYGYHDRSPSRKKNFSKSLRVSGAFKHPKYAGVVNDIAFLIENDDSSRKTKLFKFFLPKKSRSDGPTSHLLKRTLPAVRPSLNYSVMQYLLNTKKKMHFDPVVVLNHFVAPGVAEPSTMGGAKEGSLDKRIRSRIAFFVESSTSEKKCLAQAKKRLIHFIRLANDLRFAGTTKTTISLFPFFGATFFFPRDGVGVYKNLFFEYAREQLLGQLRIKCWNLMGKEKVMELIEKFIDLGGIGELIKGIEMMIEIILRKRRIPYGYNSYLNEVQKMRSFLSNRTNTNTLIESVKIKSVYQSASLIAQDISFQPRNNQISFRSIFCKIVKDIPLIMPKGVEGIRICCSGRLGGAEIARTECGKYGKTSRNVFHQKIDYAPATVSTRYGISGVKVRISYSQNKKGRAISETYEIFQI is encoded by the coding sequence TATTATTATGGTAAATCAGTGTATCAAGATGTCAATCTTAGATCTTATTTCGGTTCGATACGTCCACCTACGATACTCACCTTTGGCTTTCGTCTCGGTAGGTGTATTATTCTACATTTTCCCAAAAGGACATTCATTCATTTCTTTCTTCCCCGTCGACCACTACGACGGAAACGACGCGACAAATCAAGACCCGGAAAGGAGAAGGGCCGGTGGTGGGCATTTGGGAAAGTCGGGCCGATCGGGTGTCTTCATTCAAGCGACGGTACAGAAGAAGAACGAAACGAAGTGAGAGGCCGGGGGGCAGGGAAAAGAGTCGAGTCGATCAGGCTCGACGACCGGGAGAAGCAAAACGAAATCAGGATTTGGCCGAAAAAGATGCAACGCTATGGATACCATGACCGATCACCATCGAGAAAGAAGAATTTTTCTAAATCACTTCGGGTCAGCGGGGCCTTCAAGCATCCGAAATACGCCGGGGTTGTAAATGACATAGCGTTCCTGATAGAAAATGACGACTCCTCCAGAAAAACGAAGTTATTCAAGTTCTTTTTACCAAAGAAGTCCCGCTCTGACGGCCCGACGAGTCATCTACTAAAAAGGACCCTCCCCGCTGTGCGCCCCTCCTTGAATTATTCGGTCATGCAATACTTATTGAATACAAAGAAAAAAATGCATTTCGACCCCGTCGTAGTTCTCAATCATTTCGTGGCACCGGGTGTGGCTGAACCATCTACGATGGGGGGAGCGAAGGAAGGAAGCTTAGATAAGAGAATACGCTCTCGCATCGCTTTTTTTGTAGAAAGCTCGACCAGCGAGAAAAAGTGTTTGGCCCAAGCCAAAAAGAGGTTGATCCACTTCATTCGCTTGGCGAATGATCTTCGCTTCGCGGGAACAACAAAAACCACCATCTCGCTCTTTCCTTTCTTCGGTGCTACCTTTTTCTTTCCAAGGGATGGGGTTGGGGTGTATAAAAACCTATTTTTTGAGTATGCCCGGGAACAACTCCTAGGTCAATTAAGGATCAAATGTTGGAACCTCATGGGTAAGGAGAAGGTAATGGAATTGATAGAGAAATTCATAGACCTAGGTGGGATAGGAGAATTGATAAAGGGAATAGAGATGATGATAGAGATCATACTGAGAAAGAGGAGAATTCCGTACGGGTACAACTCTTATTTGAACGAAGTGCAAAAAATGCGATCTTTTTTGTCTAATAGAACAAACACAAATACCTTAATTGAGTCGGTAAAGATCAAATCTGTTTATCAAAGTGCTTCTCTGATTGCTCAAGACATCTCTTTTCAACCGAGGAACAATCAAATCTCATTTCGTTCCATTTTTTGTAAAATAGTTAAGGATATTCCATTAATAATGCCAAAAGGGGTGGAGGGGATACGTATTTGTTGTTCAGGTCGATTAGGAGGTGCGGAAATAGCTAGAACTGAATGCGGAAAGTATGGAAAAACATCTCGTAATGTATTTCACCAGAAAATCGATTATGCTCCTGCTACAGTATCTACTCGTTACGGAATTTCAGGTGTCAAAGTGCGGATCTCATATAGTCAAAATAAGAAGGGACGTGCTATATCCGAAACGTACGAAATTTTTCAAATATAG
- the atp4 gene encoding ATP synthase F0 subunit 4, with protein sequence MRLSSTDMQDRNMLFAAIPSICASSSKKISIYNEEMIVARCFIGFLIFSRKSLGKTFKVTLDGRIESIQEESQQFSNPNEVIPPESNEQQRLLRISLRICGTVVESLPTARCAPKCEKTVQALLCRNLNVKSATLLNATSSRRIRLQDDIVTGFHFSVSERFVPGCTLKASIVELIREGLVVLRKVRVGGSICKE encoded by the coding sequence ATGAGATTGAGTTCAACGGATATGCAGGATAGAAATATGCTATTTGCTGCTATTCCATCTATTTGTGCATCAAGTTCGAAGAAGATCTCAATCTATAATGAAGAAATGATAGTAGCTCGTTGTTTTATAGGCTTTCTCATATTCAGTCGGAAGAGTTTAGGTAAGACTTTCAAAGTCACTCTCGACGGGAGAATCGAGTCTATTCAGGAAGAATCGCAGCAATTCTCCAATCCTAACGAAGTCATTCCTCCGGAATCCAATGAACAACAACGATTACTTAGGATCAGCTTGCGAATTTGCGGCACCGTAGTAGAATCATTACCAACGGCACGCTGTGCGCCTAAGTGCGAAAAGACAGTGCAAGCTTTGTTATGCCGAAACCTAAATGTAAAGTCAGCAACACTTCTAAATGCCACTTCTTCCCGTCGCATCCGTCTTCAGGACGATATAGTCACAGGTTTTCACTTCTCAGTGAGTGAAAGATTTGTCCCCGGGTGTACGTTGAAAGCTTCTATCGTAGAACTAATTCGAGAGGGCTTGGTAGTCTTAAGAAAGGTTCGGGTGGGGGGTTCTATTTGTAAAGAATAA
- the nad4L gene encoding NADH dehydrogenase subunit 4L — MDPIKYFTFSMIISILGIRGILLNRRNIPIMSMPIESMLLAVNSNFLVFSVSLDDMMGQLFALLVLTVAAAESAIGSAIFVNTFRVRGTIAVESINCIQG, encoded by the coding sequence ACGGATCCTATCAAATATTTCACATTTTCTATGATCATCTCTATTTTAGGTATTCGGGGAATCCTCCTTAATAGACGAAATATTCCTATTATGTCAATGCCAATTGAATCAATGTTATTAGCTGTCAATTCGAACTTTTTGGTATTTTCCGTTTCTTTGGATGATATGATGGGTCAATTATTTGCTTTATTAGTTCTAACAGTGGCAGCTGCGGAATCTGCTATTGGATCAGCCATTTTCGTTAACACTTTTCGAGTCCGAGGGACTATTGCAGTCGAATCCATAAATTGCATTCAAGGTTAA